The DNA segment ACATGAAAGAATATGGCACCACGCAACACCAGTTGGCGCTGATTACCTCCAAGAATCATCGGCACGGCTCGATGAACCCCAAGGCCCAGTATCAAAAAGAGATGACCGTGGAGGAAGTACTGGCAGGAAAGCCTATTGTTTACCCTTTGACGGCTCCTATGTGTGCGCCCTTGGGTGATGGGAGTGCCGCGGCGATCCTGTGTTCCGGAGATTTCCTGAAAAGGATGAAGTCCCCGAGACCGGTCAAGGTGCTTGCATCGGTCTATGGAACGAGTACCCCGAGATGTTTTGACGAGCCGGAGAAAGGAATTGAAGTGAGGCTGTCTGCAAAAGCCTACCACCTGGCCGGAGTAGGCCCTGAGGATGTCAGCCTGCTCGAAATCCATGACGCAGCGTCATACGGGGAACTGAAGATGACCGAACAACTCGGTTTCTGCAAGCGAGGAGAAGGCGGACCACTTGCCGAATCGGGTGGGACAACGCTCGGCGGGAAGATCCCCGTGAATGTCTCGGGAGGACTCATCGCCCGTGGACACCCCCTTGCGGCTACCGGCATCGCTCAAATCTATGAGCTTACGACGCAGCTTCGTGGAGAAGCCGGGAAGAGACAGGTCGAAGGGGCCAGAATAGGGATGTCCGAAAATGGCGGGGGACAGATCTACTTTGAAGAGGCCTCCATGGGCATACACATCCTGGAAAAGGTACTTAAGTGATTCGATCGGTCTATGACCGGACGAAGTTATCTGCCTTTTCTACGAAAATACCGTTCGTCGTTCGGCGAAAACAATTTTCATGCTTCGTGGTGCCCGCTGTAGGTGGGCATGAGGGCTTAGTGCTTTGATGGAGCCGAGGCGATGGGGGCTCAAATAAGGAGATGTTGTGCCCGAATCGATTCTGAATCATAAAAAAGTGCTGGTCGTTGATGACGAACCGGACATTCTGGCGGTCGTTAAGGAAGAAATAATGGAGTCCTGTCCCGACACCGAGGTCGATACGGCAAACGACTATCCCGGCGCTGCCGAACTCCTGAATTCAAAGGAGTATGACCTGGTTATTCTCGATATTATGGGCGTTCGTGGCTTTGATCTCTTACCCATTGCGGTAGGCCGGAAGTTTAAAGTAGTCATGCTCACGGCTCACGTCCTTAACCCTGAAGCCCTCTCCAAAACCCATGACTTGGGCGCTATGGCCTACTTACCCAAGGACGAGCTTGGCAACCTGGTGCCCTTCCTCGAAGACGTCCTGCAACATAACCATGAATCCATGTGGCAGTTGCTTATGCAAAAACTGGAGACTTACTTTACCAAAAAGTTCCAATCCCCAGATTGGAAGGACAAGATCCGTTGACATAATTTCTATGTTTGGGGTTATGAAACCCGTTCTTATCAAAGATTCATTATGGAACAGAAACGCACAACGGAAAAAAGTAAACATAAAAATAAAGACGATGGGAGGCAATAAATAATGAAAAAAACTGATAATGCAAGACCTAAGTTAACCACACTTTTTCAAATTATTTCCATAACGGCTCTTTTGTTATTTTACATGGCCTTGACAGGTTGCGCTTCAATGCAAAAAGGCTCCCAGGAGGTTACCAGACTTAAAGAATCGCGTATGGCCCCTTTGCCAGAGTCTCAATGGAATGTAGAGCAAACAAAATTGCTCACCCCCTTGAAGAGAGATGGTCACGTGCCCAATGTATTTACCACAATTGCAAGAAATCAAAAATTATTTGAGCGTCATGGTAAATTTGGTTTCTACGTGTTGTTTGAACAAACTCTGCCGGCCCGTGACCGGGAAATTCTTATTCTACGCATTGGCTGGCTGTGTCAGTCTGAGTACGAGTTCGGACAGCACACGATTTTAGGTAAAATGGCAAAACTGACCGACGAAGAAATCCTGAACATCACCAGGGGGCCGAATGCTTCGGGATGGAACACTTTTGAGGCGGCCTTAATAAATGCCGTTGATGAGCTTTATTATAATGCAATCATTTCGGACAGCACCTGGAAGGTGCTTGCAAGTAAATATAATGAACAGCAGCTTTTGGACCTGATTTTTACTGTCGGGCAATACAATCTGGTTTCCTGGGCATTAAACAGTCTGGGTGTTCCATTGGATAAGGGTATTCCTGGATTTCCAGAAGGTTCAAAATAGATGATGGGACATCCATCTTTTCATAATCCCTCCTTTAAAACCAAAAGGATCCTGAAACATAAAGATCGGATGTTTATGACCATCCGAAAAAATAGCTTCCTGGCCGGTGATATCAATAGCCTCGGAAAGGGGAGGACACTATGTCGGGCCTGAAAGCCAAATTGGAAAATCGCAATGCCCTGATTACTGGCGGGAGTAGAGGTATCGGCAAGGCGATCGCCTGCCGTTTTGTTGAGGAGGGGGCCAACGTCTTTCTCTGCGCGCGTGGTGAAAGATCTTTGAACGAAACTGCGGAAGAACTCCGGCAGATGGGAGGAAAAGTCGCCATCCATGTGGCCGATATTTCGGATCAAGGGTCCGTAGAACGCATGGTGGGCCAGGCCCTGGTCGAATTCGGGGGCCTCGACATCCTGGTCAACAACGCAGGAATAATGATGGCCAGGCGGTTTATGGATTATACCTTCGAGGAGTTCGACCGGATAATGAAGGTGAACTTTTATGGCGTCTGGTATGTAACCCGGGCGGTTCTCCCCTCCATGATGGAACGGAAAAGAGGCAAGATTGTAAACATAGCGTCTACTGCAGGCAAGTGGGGCTCCATGAATCAGAGCGCTTATAACACTTCGAAGCACGCCGTAGTAGGGTTGACAAGATGTCTGGCTCTTGAAATGGCACCGTTTCATATCAACGTCAATGCAATCTGTCCCGCCGGGGTAGAGGGCGACGAAATAGATTCCATGGTGGAACACTGGGCCAATGAGTTGAAGGTAACCAAGGAACAGGCACGGAAGAATATTTCCTCTCGATCTCCTATTGGTCGTTTTATCAATCCCGACGAGGTTGCAGCTCTTGCAGTATATCTCGCATCCGACGAATCGGATGCAATGACGGCCCAGGCGATCTCTCTTTGCGGGGGATACCTTATGGTGTAGTGCATTGACGGATACTCTCTCGATGGAGAGCCGATCCGGGAAGGAGCGAACACATGAAATGGACAGAGATCGATCATGAGTTGAAAGAGCGGATGCGCCTGAGGACAGATTCCATTGGATGACGGACGAAAAGGTCATGAAGAAGCCGCAGTGTCGATACGGCCTTCGGGCTGAGCGAAAGGAGGTGAGGAGCAGAAAGAACGGAACGAGAAAAACCGTCTAATTGGCTGATGAAGGGACCAGGGTAACAGAGCAAAGCCGCTCTTCTGGTACATGAGCGGCAATATCAGATTTAAAGGAGAGTCTCATGAAAAAAGTGTGGAAAATGAATACATTGTTAATGATCTTGATGGTGACCTTGATGATGCTGGCCTTCGCCATCGGAACCTGTTTTGCCGAAGGTCCTGCGATGAAGATCGCACCAAAGGGGAAGAAAAAAATCACGATAGGTGTCATTGACCCGAATGCCGGCATCGAGGTCGCTGCGCAATTCAATAAGAAACACAGCGCCGAGGCGGCCAAGAGAGGCTGGGAAGTCCGATTTGTCGACCTGAAGGACAACATACCACAAGCAGCGGCGCAAATGGAGAATATGATCTCGGCGGGGTATGACGGCATCATCGTTCACTGGATGCCGATTCGACCCATAGATAAGCAGATCAAGATGGCTTTCGACAAAGGGATTCCGGTGATTACCATGATGTGCCAAGCCTC comes from the Deltaproteobacteria bacterium genome and includes:
- a CDS encoding thiolase family protein, with the protein product MRDVYIVGVGMTRFFKWLERGIKDLTQESVTEALNDAGLQKNQIEAAWFANSTWGYFEGQDQVRGQVALASLGIHEIPVSNSEGACGGGSQALHGAWLAVASGAYECAMAVGAEKLYNEDKTKSFRAIASGTDVENTKLMTDSWIKRLHDLGIATSAEDVVDQDNMTRSPMMDIYAYMIRWHMKEYGTTQHQLALITSKNHRHGSMNPKAQYQKEMTVEEVLAGKPIVYPLTAPMCAPLGDGSAAAILCSGDFLKRMKSPRPVKVLASVYGTSTPRCFDEPEKGIEVRLSAKAYHLAGVGPEDVSLLEIHDAASYGELKMTEQLGFCKRGEGGPLAESGGTTLGGKIPVNVSGGLIARGHPLAATGIAQIYELTTQLRGEAGKRQVEGARIGMSENGGGQIYFEEASMGIHILEKVLK
- a CDS encoding response regulator, with the translated sequence MPESILNHKKVLVVDDEPDILAVVKEEIMESCPDTEVDTANDYPGAAELLNSKEYDLVILDIMGVRGFDLLPIAVGRKFKVVMLTAHVLNPEALSKTHDLGAMAYLPKDELGNLVPFLEDVLQHNHESMWQLLMQKLETYFTKKFQSPDWKDKIR
- a CDS encoding 3-oxoacyl-ACP reductase FabG, which translates into the protein MSGLKAKLENRNALITGGSRGIGKAIACRFVEEGANVFLCARGERSLNETAEELRQMGGKVAIHVADISDQGSVERMVGQALVEFGGLDILVNNAGIMMARRFMDYTFEEFDRIMKVNFYGVWYVTRAVLPSMMERKRGKIVNIASTAGKWGSMNQSAYNTSKHAVVGLTRCLALEMAPFHINVNAICPAGVEGDEIDSMVEHWANELKVTKEQARKNISSRSPIGRFINPDEVAALAVYLASDESDAMTAQAISLCGGYLMV
- a CDS encoding carboxymuconolactone decarboxylase family protein, translated to MKKTDNARPKLTTLFQIISITALLLFYMALTGCASMQKGSQEVTRLKESRMAPLPESQWNVEQTKLLTPLKRDGHVPNVFTTIARNQKLFERHGKFGFYVLFEQTLPARDREILILRIGWLCQSEYEFGQHTILGKMAKLTDEEILNITRGPNASGWNTFEAALINAVDELYYNAIISDSTWKVLASKYNEQQLLDLIFTVGQYNLVSWALNSLGVPLDKGIPGFPEGSK